From Halobacillus sp. Marseille-Q1614, the proteins below share one genomic window:
- a CDS encoding response regulator, translating to MKILIKVLIVEDDPMVAALNKRYVEHMDDFIIAGMAKNTDEAMAHLLNEDIDLMLLDVYMPGGNGLDFLKQIREQNKDVDVILITAASEIAQVQQSLRFGAVDYLIKPFEFDRFQGALHQYKNNHYQLNDKTQVNQKQLDQLLRKNNDREKEQEKLNELPKGLTKNTLLTIHEVIQSRDSEAFSTEEIAAASNISRVSVRKYLKFLSSIDYLEETLDYGVGRPIYQYRIRKSNQNKIAPYL from the coding sequence GTGAAAATTTTGATCAAAGTATTAATAGTAGAAGATGATCCTATGGTTGCCGCGTTAAACAAACGCTATGTCGAGCATATGGATGATTTCATTATCGCAGGCATGGCCAAAAACACAGACGAAGCAATGGCACATCTACTGAACGAGGACATTGATTTGATGCTTCTGGATGTCTATATGCCTGGAGGAAATGGACTGGATTTTCTTAAACAAATCCGCGAACAAAATAAAGATGTAGACGTTATTTTAATTACCGCTGCCTCTGAAATTGCCCAAGTCCAGCAGTCCTTAAGATTTGGGGCTGTCGATTACTTAATTAAACCCTTTGAATTTGACAGATTCCAAGGCGCCCTCCACCAATACAAAAACAACCATTATCAATTAAACGATAAAACTCAAGTAAACCAAAAGCAGCTAGACCAGCTCCTTCGAAAAAATAACGACCGTGAAAAAGAACAGGAGAAACTTAACGAACTGCCGAAAGGTCTTACAAAAAACACACTGCTTACGATCCATGAAGTCATACAGTCCAGGGACTCTGAAGCTTTTTCCACAGAGGAAATCGCTGCTGCTTCAAATATTTCCCGAGTCTCTGTCCGTAAGTATCTTAAATTTTTAAGCAGCATTGACTATTTAGAGGAAACTCTCGATTACGGAGTCGGACGTCCCATCTATCAATATCGCATCCGCAAGTCCAATCAAAATAAAATAGCCCCCTATTTATAA
- a CDS encoding SRPBCC domain-containing protein produces the protein MSQEKSKMIFRVEGREIVVERTFKAPRNLVFKAYSDPEHLANWWGPEGWNTEIRTFDFEPGGVWHYCMTCVDKSQGDFYGQESWGKAVFKEIQDNEKIVYLDFFSDEEGNTSETMPEMKITVTFIEMNGHTKVEVRSEFATEEELEAVKNMGAVEGFGSSFDRLDEYLQKVQQG, from the coding sequence ATGTCCCAAGAGAAAAGCAAGATGATCTTTAGAGTCGAAGGCCGCGAAATAGTAGTGGAAAGAACTTTTAAAGCGCCGCGTAATCTTGTTTTTAAAGCATATTCCGACCCGGAACACTTGGCCAATTGGTGGGGGCCAGAAGGTTGGAATACAGAGATTCGGACATTTGATTTTGAACCTGGCGGAGTATGGCATTACTGTATGACGTGTGTAGATAAGAGTCAGGGAGACTTTTATGGACAGGAGTCCTGGGGCAAAGCAGTTTTTAAAGAAATCCAAGATAATGAGAAGATCGTCTACCTCGATTTCTTCTCAGACGAAGAAGGTAACACTTCTGAAACTATGCCGGAAATGAAAATCACAGTAACCTTTATAGAAATGAACGGTCATACCAAAGTCGAAGTACGCTCTGAATTTGCAACAGAGGAAGAACTTGAAGCTGTTAAAAATATGGGAGCTGTTGAAGGGTTTGGGTCATCGTTCGATCGTTTAGATGAATATTTACAAAAAGTACAGCAGGGATGA
- a CDS encoding CoA ester lyase, whose product MSLYRSYLFVPALKQSMIKKAIASSADRIIIDLEDSVAVNEKNIARENVKVSFREIDDLSRVFIRVNDLHSPFWEEDTACVNHIQPAGIILPKAERAEDINKVTSRILTDITVIPLIETAKGIQNVNTIAGASPKVERLAFGSIDYSLDIDCQLTSDGLELLFARSQIVNASRAAEIEAPIDAVYPHLNNEEGLTKEAELARQLGFKGKLIIHPKQINAVHRIFSLSAEEIHYYKGIVHAFEKAEKQGIASISQNGSLIDYPVYLRAKKMIENHQELKAATARRL is encoded by the coding sequence ATGTCTCTTTACAGATCTTATCTGTTTGTTCCTGCTCTGAAACAATCTATGATTAAAAAGGCTATAGCCTCGAGTGCAGATCGTATCATTATCGACTTAGAAGACTCCGTGGCTGTAAATGAAAAAAATATCGCCCGTGAAAATGTAAAAGTCTCCTTTAGAGAAATCGATGACTTATCACGTGTTTTTATTCGAGTCAATGATCTCCATTCACCTTTTTGGGAAGAAGATACTGCCTGCGTGAATCACATTCAGCCAGCAGGCATCATTCTCCCTAAGGCAGAGCGTGCGGAAGATATTAATAAAGTAACCAGCAGGATTTTAACGGACATAACAGTTATCCCTTTGATTGAAACTGCAAAAGGAATTCAAAATGTGAATACGATTGCCGGGGCCAGCCCAAAAGTAGAACGGCTGGCCTTTGGTTCTATCGACTATTCCTTAGATATTGACTGCCAGTTAACCTCAGACGGACTTGAACTGCTGTTTGCCCGCTCTCAAATTGTAAATGCTTCAAGAGCAGCAGAAATTGAGGCACCCATTGATGCTGTATACCCCCATTTAAATAATGAAGAAGGCTTAACGAAAGAAGCAGAACTTGCGAGACAGCTCGGTTTTAAAGGGAAACTGATTATTCACCCTAAGCAAATCAACGCCGTCCACCGTATCTTTTCGCTGTCAGCTGAGGAAATCCATTATTATAAGGGAATTGTTCATGCATTTGAAAAAGCGGAAAAGCAGGGAATTGCCTCTATCTCTCAAAATGGTTCGCTCATAGATTATCCTGTTTATTTACGAGCTAAAAAAATGATAGAAAATCATCAGGAATTAAAAGCTGCTACAGCTAGGAGGTTGTAA
- a CDS encoding YbaN family protein, with the protein MRNVKKVLLLIFGWMSLGIGILGIVLPLIPTTPLLLLAAACFFRSSDRMYWWLLDNKYFGHYIKNYREHRGIPLKAKIIGITVLWVSILYSALFVVPLFFVKVLLLGVAAYFTWFILSLNTIR; encoded by the coding sequence ATGCGAAACGTAAAAAAAGTTCTCCTTCTTATATTTGGCTGGATGTCATTAGGAATTGGCATCCTTGGAATCGTGCTGCCGTTAATTCCAACCACTCCTTTACTGCTTTTAGCTGCTGCATGCTTTTTTCGCAGTTCAGACCGGATGTATTGGTGGCTGTTGGATAATAAATATTTTGGTCACTATATTAAAAATTATCGGGAACACCGGGGCATCCCTCTTAAAGCAAAGATAATTGGGATCACTGTATTATGGGTTTCGATTCTTTATTCCGCGCTGTTTGTTGTTCCTTTATTTTTTGTGAAGGTCCTTTTGCTTGGTGTTGCCGCTTATTTTACCTGGTTTATTTTATCGTTGAATACGATCCGTTAA
- a CDS encoding DUF4317 domain-containing protein: MDKKDISGIRRHLKVDNDSLKISDIFNVYIMKETTDIYHHQSQPFEMLDRDQQELFMNNFKKVLTGQLDEKLFELKFMRDAENHSQLILHKGLLSSEVEDWKEQMLQMTEKILHDHPYEKDVVITFIRAEYQKPMKRRNEEAEESERDAVYSNPFILCSINKTEEPKKEIQFDYIEKEFKYKIEVDPVIDLKNPMTGFLFPSITEGASDVNHVLYAAGKANEPDYRFIEDVLNGEEIMTAKEDKAVFEEVIKDVVGDQLNPSTLASVYGEINRVVEENEEDEAPMLDYKDVERVLTQSGEQVDSEKVKTAFQRVTDNETYELKASSIVPKYKSKSIKINTKIANISISPQDLQYVRQVNYKGKRCIMIEVEEDAEVDGFKMLPEAFGE; the protein is encoded by the coding sequence ATGGACAAAAAAGACATATCCGGCATACGCCGACACCTTAAAGTGGATAATGACTCATTGAAGATCTCTGACATTTTTAACGTATATATTATGAAGGAAACGACAGACATTTATCATCATCAAAGCCAGCCGTTTGAAATGCTCGACCGTGACCAGCAGGAGCTTTTCATGAATAATTTCAAGAAAGTCCTCACAGGCCAGCTGGACGAGAAATTATTTGAACTAAAATTTATGCGAGATGCAGAAAATCACAGTCAGCTCATTCTACATAAAGGGTTACTAAGCAGTGAGGTTGAGGACTGGAAGGAACAAATGCTGCAGATGACAGAAAAGATCCTTCATGATCACCCATATGAAAAGGATGTCGTTATCACCTTCATCCGCGCCGAATATCAAAAACCAATGAAAAGAAGGAATGAAGAAGCGGAAGAAAGTGAACGCGATGCCGTTTACTCGAACCCCTTTATTCTTTGCAGCATCAACAAAACTGAAGAGCCTAAAAAAGAAATACAGTTCGACTATATTGAGAAGGAATTTAAATACAAAATCGAGGTAGACCCAGTCATTGACTTAAAAAACCCGATGACAGGATTTCTTTTTCCGAGCATCACCGAGGGTGCCTCTGATGTAAACCACGTTCTTTATGCGGCAGGCAAAGCCAATGAGCCCGACTACCGATTTATCGAAGACGTATTAAACGGAGAAGAAATCATGACAGCGAAGGAAGACAAAGCGGTATTTGAGGAAGTCATCAAAGATGTTGTCGGAGACCAGCTTAACCCCTCCACCCTCGCGAGCGTCTACGGAGAAATCAACCGTGTTGTCGAAGAAAATGAAGAAGATGAAGCGCCAATGCTTGATTACAAAGACGTTGAGCGTGTGCTGACTCAAAGCGGTGAACAAGTCGATTCTGAAAAAGTAAAAACCGCTTTTCAGCGAGTTACCGATAACGAAACCTATGAGCTCAAAGCAAGTAGCATCGTACCCAAATACAAATCAAAGTCGATCAAGATTAACACGAAAATCGCCAATATCTCGATCAGCCCCCAGGACCTTCAATACGTGAGACAGGTTAACTATAAGGGGAAACGCTGTATTATGATTGAAGTGGAAGAAGATGCTGAGGTTGACGGCTTTAAGATGCTCCCTGAAGCTTTCGGTGAGTAA
- the dcuS gene encoding DcuS/MalK family sensor histidine kinase, with product MPKPRFKLSTIIMIFVCLVVLVSLLITDLLITESTSSNIENQLEEKALIVSRIAAESTIVKNGLQNEENEPRIQEYAMSVQEDSEVLFVVVMDMNGIRKSHPEPSRIGNEFVGGDEKRALSGEEYISTSTGTLGQSVRAFTPVYDEQDNQIGAVSVGISLDAVEASVRESQWRIAFVSIAGVVVGIIGAYLLAKYIKKSLFGLEPYTIGRIHEERNQMLHSVYEGIIAIDKDATIVLVNRSAKRIFQKAGLMDKDPIGMKINEFLPGSTLDSVLEQQSSELDEEKVINGISIITNRVPIIVNDQVVGAIATFRDKTEINQLAEQLTGVQMYADTLRAQSHEFMNQLHVLLGMVTMEDYEQVKKFISKLVDHQAHEVGNITNHIKDPALAGFIIGKISYARESHVNLTVECETRLPKPKDPSLTHELITILGNVIDNAIESVMNTNNKSIHVQLSYIDDLLTMTVSDTGPGISKEKLPFIFQKGVSSKQGEHRGFGLYLVKNSVEKLEGSIEVDSHPEEGTTFSIIVPY from the coding sequence ATGCCGAAACCACGTTTTAAGCTTAGTACAATCATTATGATTTTTGTCTGCCTTGTAGTGTTAGTCTCCTTATTAATTACGGATCTCTTAATCACAGAGTCTACCAGCAGCAATATAGAAAACCAGCTGGAGGAAAAAGCTCTTATTGTCTCCCGTATTGCAGCCGAGTCGACGATCGTTAAAAACGGATTGCAAAATGAAGAGAATGAGCCCCGCATTCAGGAATATGCGATGTCCGTTCAAGAGGACTCGGAAGTTTTGTTTGTCGTTGTGATGGACATGAATGGCATTCGAAAATCCCACCCTGAGCCTTCACGGATCGGAAATGAATTCGTCGGCGGGGATGAAAAACGGGCACTTTCAGGAGAAGAATACATTTCAACGTCCACTGGGACCCTGGGTCAATCCGTACGGGCCTTCACTCCTGTGTATGATGAACAGGATAACCAAATAGGTGCTGTATCTGTTGGTATTTCGCTCGATGCAGTGGAAGCCTCGGTAAGGGAAAGTCAGTGGAGAATCGCTTTTGTTTCCATTGCTGGGGTTGTAGTGGGGATTATCGGGGCTTATCTTTTGGCTAAATACATTAAAAAAAGCCTATTTGGATTAGAGCCTTATACAATCGGCCGGATCCATGAGGAACGAAATCAGATGCTTCATTCCGTGTATGAAGGAATTATAGCTATCGACAAGGATGCAACGATTGTTCTAGTTAATCGATCCGCAAAAAGGATTTTTCAAAAAGCCGGTCTTATGGATAAAGATCCAATTGGAATGAAAATAAATGAATTCCTGCCTGGCAGTACGCTTGATTCTGTATTAGAGCAGCAAAGCTCTGAACTAGATGAAGAAAAAGTCATCAACGGAATCTCTATCATAACGAACCGTGTACCAATTATCGTAAACGATCAAGTAGTCGGGGCAATAGCTACGTTTCGCGATAAAACCGAAATAAACCAGCTGGCTGAACAGCTGACAGGGGTCCAAATGTACGCAGATACCCTTAGGGCTCAGTCCCACGAATTTATGAACCAGCTGCATGTACTGCTTGGCATGGTCACGATGGAAGATTACGAGCAGGTGAAAAAGTTTATAAGCAAGCTTGTTGATCATCAGGCGCATGAAGTTGGAAATATTACAAATCACATAAAAGACCCTGCCCTCGCAGGATTTATTATCGGAAAAATAAGCTATGCCCGGGAATCGCACGTCAACTTAACAGTCGAATGCGAAACCCGCCTTCCTAAGCCAAAAGACCCCTCTCTTACTCACGAATTGATTACTATTTTAGGAAATGTTATAGATAACGCGATAGAAAGTGTCATGAACACAAATAATAAATCTATCCATGTTCAACTCTCTTATATTGACGATCTTCTGACGATGACAGTCTCAGATACGGGTCCAGGAATCTCTAAAGAAAAGCTGCCATTCATTTTCCAAAAAGGTGTTTCCAGTAAACAAGGAGAACACCGCGGGTTCGGCTTGTATCTTGTGAAAAATAGTGTAGAAAAATTAGAAGGATCGATTGAAGTTGATTCCCATCCTGAAGAGGGGACCACGTTTTCTATCATCGTTCCATACTAA
- a CDS encoding 2-hydroxycarboxylate transporter family protein → MKEITPPDKKGVTIFELPVLWFSIFAAITIICLYTGNLPGGMIGSLLVMIVLGELLGWIGDRTPIVKTFLGGGAIIAIFGAATMVYVGWLPESSVTSMTEFMKDGGFLNFYIAALITGSILGMNKDILIKVGLRYFIPIFGAVIGAAAIAGLLGALVGFSIRDAVLVITMPIMGGGMGAGAVPMSQIYSEMMGNDPGYYISMLVPALALGNVFAIVLASMLNMLGNKFPSLTGNGQLIRGFSYKEEKQTYDIQKMGIGLLAAVTFFSLGSLLGDFIPLHPYALMIIAVAVAKIADVIPKSVLDGASQWYKFVASNWTLALLFGIGIAYTDLGTVIEALTLQYILTVFGVVLGAILGAGLLGKLVGFYPIEAAITAGLCMANMGGTGDVAVLSASRRMELMPFAQISSRLGGALILLLAGLIIPFLM, encoded by the coding sequence ATTAAAGAAATAACTCCCCCCGATAAAAAAGGAGTAACCATTTTTGAATTACCCGTTCTCTGGTTTAGTATTTTTGCGGCCATCACGATAATCTGTTTATATACCGGAAACCTGCCTGGCGGTATGATCGGAAGCCTGCTCGTCATGATTGTGCTTGGTGAATTGTTAGGCTGGATTGGCGATCGTACACCAATTGTTAAAACGTTCTTAGGCGGCGGTGCGATTATTGCGATTTTTGGTGCCGCTACTATGGTGTATGTTGGCTGGCTGCCGGAATCATCTGTTACTTCTATGACTGAGTTTATGAAAGACGGCGGATTCTTAAACTTTTATATAGCTGCACTTATCACTGGCAGTATTCTTGGAATGAACAAAGATATTCTAATTAAAGTAGGTTTGCGTTATTTCATCCCTATCTTCGGTGCGGTGATTGGAGCTGCTGCCATAGCAGGACTTCTAGGTGCTCTGGTTGGCTTTTCAATTAGAGACGCGGTTCTTGTAATAACCATGCCAATTATGGGAGGCGGTATGGGGGCAGGTGCTGTGCCTATGAGCCAGATTTATTCTGAAATGATGGGCAATGACCCTGGCTACTATATCTCCATGCTCGTCCCTGCTCTAGCTTTAGGGAACGTATTTGCTATAGTTCTCGCAAGTATGCTCAATATGCTCGGCAACAAGTTCCCATCTCTAACAGGAAACGGACAACTTATCCGTGGATTTAGCTATAAAGAAGAAAAACAAACCTATGATATTCAGAAAATGGGGATAGGGCTTCTAGCTGCGGTTACTTTCTTTTCTTTAGGATCTCTGCTTGGTGACTTCATTCCACTACACCCTTATGCCTTAATGATTATCGCTGTCGCTGTTGCTAAGATTGCTGACGTTATACCAAAAAGTGTATTAGATGGAGCAAGCCAGTGGTACAAATTTGTAGCCAGCAACTGGACATTGGCTCTGCTATTTGGAATTGGAATTGCCTATACGGACCTTGGAACTGTAATTGAAGCATTAACTCTTCAATACATCCTGACTGTATTTGGCGTTGTACTTGGCGCTATTCTCGGTGCAGGCTTGCTTGGTAAGCTGGTTGGGTTCTATCCAATTGAAGCGGCCATTACGGCTGGATTATGTATGGCGAACATGGGGGGTACGGGTGACGTTGCTGTTCTGTCTGCTTCTAGAAGAATGGAGCTTATGCCTTTTGCCCAAATCTCTTCCCGCTTAGGCGGTGCATTAATTCTTCTGCTGGCCGGATTGATCATACCGTTTTTAATGTAG
- a CDS encoding NarK family nitrate/nitrite MFS transporter — MNKEENLYKGNKKILLMTTFAFFLSFVVWFNMAPFASTIQKTLQLSNEEIAVLLSINVALTIPARIIIGMLVDRFGPKHVYATLLIAVSIPCFWFAFANSFWQLFMARALLSVVGAGFVIGIRMVSEWFPSKQLGLAEGIYGGWGNFGSSAAAFSLPLLALLFGGENGWRYAIALTGVLCIVYAVIYFRSVENTPSGKEFIKPKRSGAMEVTSYKSMAGLIVMSIPLYAALALITWQLSNTSLISNQAALVIYAVLLTVYLYNVYKIWVVNRDHLREGVPKEEQYSFKQVAILDFAYFITFGSELAVISMLPMFFEATFNMGVAAAGIIASSFAFMNLVARPGGGWLSDKFGRKKTLIILLGATSVSYLGMAQIGSDWSIIAAVMLTMTCSFFVQAGEGAVFSMVPLVKKRMTGQVAGMVGAYGNVGSVLFLAVLGILNPSLFFMGISIMAFFCFVTCFFLQEPAKEQAAVREPVKEEKARKSGKEVAI; from the coding sequence ATGAATAAGGAAGAGAATTTGTATAAAGGCAACAAAAAGATATTATTAATGACAACCTTTGCCTTTTTCTTAAGTTTTGTAGTCTGGTTCAATATGGCGCCCTTTGCGTCCACTATTCAAAAGACGCTTCAATTATCAAATGAAGAAATTGCTGTTCTGTTATCTATTAATGTGGCGCTTACGATTCCGGCAAGGATTATTATTGGAATGCTTGTCGACCGCTTTGGGCCAAAACACGTATATGCGACACTTCTCATTGCTGTCAGCATTCCTTGTTTTTGGTTTGCATTTGCTAATTCGTTCTGGCAGTTGTTTATGGCGCGCGCTTTATTGTCGGTAGTTGGCGCAGGCTTTGTAATTGGAATCCGTATGGTGTCTGAGTGGTTTCCGTCGAAACAGCTTGGGCTGGCTGAAGGCATTTATGGAGGCTGGGGGAATTTCGGTTCTTCTGCAGCTGCGTTTTCCCTTCCGCTGCTCGCATTATTGTTTGGCGGAGAAAACGGCTGGCGTTATGCGATTGCCCTAACCGGTGTGTTATGTATTGTTTATGCAGTTATTTACTTCCGATCCGTTGAAAATACGCCTTCAGGGAAAGAGTTTATAAAACCGAAGCGAAGCGGGGCGATGGAAGTCACCAGCTATAAGAGCATGGCCGGGCTTATCGTTATGTCGATTCCATTGTATGCGGCCCTTGCGTTAATCACGTGGCAGCTGAGCAATACTTCTCTTATTTCTAACCAGGCGGCTCTTGTAATTTATGCTGTACTCTTGACTGTTTATTTGTATAACGTTTATAAAATCTGGGTAGTAAACCGCGATCATCTGCGCGAAGGAGTTCCTAAAGAAGAACAATATTCCTTTAAACAAGTTGCTATTTTAGACTTTGCCTATTTTATCACCTTTGGTTCTGAGTTAGCCGTTATTTCTATGCTGCCGATGTTTTTCGAAGCGACTTTTAATATGGGGGTTGCTGCCGCAGGTATCATCGCCAGCTCGTTCGCCTTCATGAACCTTGTCGCCCGTCCAGGCGGGGGATGGCTGAGTGACAAGTTTGGCCGTAAGAAAACCCTTATTATCCTGCTTGGGGCAACGTCTGTTTCTTACTTAGGCATGGCTCAGATCGGTTCTGACTGGTCGATTATTGCAGCGGTCATGCTTACCATGACATGTTCCTTCTTTGTACAGGCTGGTGAAGGGGCCGTCTTTTCTATGGTACCTCTCGTTAAGAAGCGTATGACAGGACAAGTCGCCGGAATGGTCGGAGCTTATGGGAATGTAGGTTCAGTCTTATTTTTGGCCGTGCTGGGTATTCTAAATCCGTCCCTGTTTTTCATGGGAATCTCTATTATGGCTTTCTTCTGTTTTGTTACTTGCTTCTTCTTACAAGAACCTGCAAAAGAGCAAGCAGCCGTGCGGGAGCCAGTAAAAGAAGAAAAAGCGAGGAAGTCTGGAAAAGAAGTGGCCATTTAG
- a CDS encoding helix-turn-helix transcriptional regulator, whose translation MEKKLSALAEPNRLNIIELLREGPLTVGEIAEKLRLRQPQVSKHLRVLLEAGLVEVEPLANRRFYKLSAESLKEVHDWTESFRSVWEGRFDRLDDYLLEMERKDEEKED comes from the coding sequence ATGGAAAAGAAATTGAGTGCACTTGCCGAACCCAATCGTTTAAACATCATTGAGCTCCTGCGTGAAGGTCCGCTGACTGTAGGGGAAATAGCTGAAAAGCTTCGGCTCCGTCAGCCTCAAGTTTCTAAACATCTGCGTGTACTGCTTGAAGCCGGTCTTGTGGAAGTAGAACCTCTGGCCAATCGACGTTTTTACAAACTTTCCGCTGAGTCCTTAAAGGAGGTGCACGACTGGACAGAGTCGTTTCGAAGTGTTTGGGAAGGAAGATTTGACCGCTTGGATGATTATTTACTTGAGATGGAAAGAAAAGATGAGGAAAAAGAAGATTAA
- a CDS encoding CaiB/BaiF CoA-transferase family protein, which produces MLPLEGITVVSLEQAVAAPFAARQLADLGARVIKVERKEGDFARGYDQTVNGMSSHFVWLNRSKESLALDLKSEEGKSALDKILSRADVFLHNLAPGAVDRLGFSSKELRKKYPQLIICGISGYGTDGPYMNKKAYDLLIQCEAGLVSITGTEEEPSKSGISVADIAAGMYAYTGILTSIISRYQTNEGTVLEVSMLEALCEWMGYPMYFSGYGGKDPERTGARHATIYPYGPFAANDDHLVFLAIQNEREWKLFTDKVLGQPELSEDDRFHNNSKRVKNKDELQWILEEYFKNLSSDQLIDRLEESKIANARLNTVHDIMSHPQLNARNRWSEVESPAGKLRALIPPVTFENMNPVMNPIPEIGEHSEKILQEFNCKMDALI; this is translated from the coding sequence ATGTTACCACTAGAAGGAATTACGGTCGTATCATTAGAACAAGCGGTAGCTGCCCCCTTTGCTGCAAGACAGCTCGCTGATTTAGGAGCGCGCGTGATTAAAGTAGAAAGGAAAGAAGGCGACTTTGCCCGGGGATATGATCAAACGGTAAATGGTATGTCGAGCCACTTCGTCTGGTTAAATCGTTCTAAAGAGTCTCTCGCCCTCGACCTTAAATCTGAAGAAGGAAAATCTGCATTAGACAAAATCCTGTCACGTGCCGATGTCTTTCTTCATAATTTGGCTCCTGGAGCAGTGGACCGGCTTGGCTTTTCATCTAAAGAGCTTAGAAAGAAATACCCTCAGCTCATTATTTGCGGGATCTCAGGTTATGGAACTGACGGCCCCTATATGAACAAAAAGGCGTATGACTTACTGATCCAATGTGAGGCTGGACTGGTTTCCATTACAGGTACAGAGGAAGAACCGTCAAAAAGCGGCATATCCGTAGCTGATATTGCAGCAGGAATGTATGCATACACTGGAATTTTAACTTCTATTATTTCAAGGTATCAAACTAACGAAGGAACGGTTCTTGAGGTTTCTATGCTGGAGGCTTTATGTGAGTGGATGGGATATCCTATGTACTTTTCAGGATATGGCGGAAAAGACCCTGAGCGTACGGGCGCTCGCCATGCCACCATTTATCCTTATGGGCCATTTGCAGCTAACGATGATCATTTGGTCTTCTTAGCGATCCAGAATGAACGGGAATGGAAACTGTTCACAGATAAAGTTTTGGGACAGCCCGAATTGTCGGAGGACGACCGTTTTCACAACAATTCTAAGCGTGTAAAAAACAAAGATGAATTACAATGGATCCTTGAGGAATATTTTAAAAACCTGTCTTCAGACCAATTAATCGATCGATTAGAGGAATCTAAAATCGCGAATGCCCGCTTAAATACAGTACATGATATTATGAGCCACCCTCAGTTGAATGCCAGAAACCGTTGGTCCGAGGTTGAGTCCCCTGCAGGGAAGCTTAGAGCATTGATTCCACCCGTTACCTTTGAAAATATGAACCCGGTCATGAATCCGATCCCAGAGATCGGTGAACACAGCGAAAAAATTCTTCAGGAATTCAACTGTAAAATGGATGCCTTAATTTGA